The sequence below is a genomic window from Thermoleophilaceae bacterium.
GCCTGCGCGGTGAGCTCGGCGTGGGTCCGGAGGGGCATCCGAATTGAGGTTCGGCTTCTTCCTCAAGGAGGCGCTGCGCGCGCTGTCGCGCAACGCCGCCCCGAGTCTCGCGGCCATGCTCACCGTGCTGCTCACCGCGCTCGTGCTCGGCGTGTTCATCCCCGTGGTGCAGGCCACCACGGGCACCGCCAACGAGGTGCGCAGCCGGGTGGTGGTGGACGTCTTCGTGAAGGAGGGGGAGGACCCGCGCGCGCTGCGCGACGAGCTGGCCGCCGTGCCCAACGTCGAGCGCGTGGAGTTCATCTCCAAGGACGCCGCGCTCGAGCGTGAGCAGAGGCGCAATCCGGAGGCGTTCGAGCTGCTCGGGACCAACCCGCTGCCCGACTCCTTCCGGCTCACGCCGGGGGATCCGGACGGGGTGCAGGAGATCGTCGCGGCCATCGAGGGGCAGCAGCTCGCCGCGGTCGACGAGGTGCGCAACCGCGAGGAGGACACGGACAAGATCCTCGAGGCCACGGGCCTGGTGAAGCTGCTCACCGCCGGCATCGCGGTGCTGCTCGTGCTGGCGTCGATCGCCCTGATCGCCAACACCATCCGCCTGTCGATCTTCGCTCGCCGCCGCGAGGTGGAGGTGATGAAGCTCGTGGGTGCAACCAACTGGTTCATTCGCTGGCCGTTCGTGTTCGAGGGCGTGATCGTGGGCTTCATGGGCGGCCTGCTGGCGGTGCTCATGCTCTGGATCGCGAAGGAGACGTTCGTGGACCCGCTCGAGGACCGCTTCGCGCTGCTCGCCGCGCCGGACACGATCTCGTTCCCGCTGCTCGTGACCGTCCTGATGATCGCCTGCGTCGCGGTGTCCGCGGTCGGCAGCGGCCTCACGCTGCGCCGCTTCCTCAGGGTCTAGAAGGCGCGCGTGGCCGGGGGCTAACCTAGGGGTCAGGTCTTGCAATGCAACAGCCCTGTTGCATTGCAAGACCTGACCCCCTCAACATCGCCCCGCATGCCTGCCGCCCGCACCATCTCGATCGCGCTCTCCTGCGCGCTGCTGGCCCTCGTTGCCGGCCTCTGGCTGGGCGGGCACCCGGAGAGCCTGCCGGAGCCCCTGCGCAGCGCGTTCGTGGACGAGGAGGCGGCCGCCCGCGCCGAGCTCATCGAGACGATCGAGGAGAACTTCTACGAGGAGGTGGACGAAGAGGCGCTCGAGCAGGCGTCGCTCAAGGGCATCGTCCAGTCGCTCGACGACCGCTTCTCCCAGTACTTCACGCCCGAGGAGACCGAGGCGCTCCAGCAGTCGCTCCAGGGCGAGTTCGACGGCGTGGGCATGACGGTGGACGCCGGCGACCGCGGCCTGGTGGTGGTGTCCGTCTTCGAGGACAGCCCCGCCGAGGGCGCGGGCATCCGCCCCGAGGACGTGATCACGCGCGTGAACGGCCGGTCGATAGCGGGCGTCCCGCTGGAGCTGGCGACGGCGCGCATCAAGGGCGAGGCCGGCACCGACGTCACGCTCACCGTGCTGCGTCCCGACAGCGGCGACCGGCGGACGGTGAAGGTGGAGCGCGCCCGCATCGTGGTGCCGATCACCGAGGGCGAGATCCGGCGGGTGGACGGTGTCGAGCTCGGCGTGGTGGAGCTGTCCAGCTTCAGCTCGGGGGCGCACGGCCAGCTGCGCCAGGAGATCGAGCGCCTGCTGGAGGAGGGCGCCAAGGGACTCGTGCTCGACCTGCGCGACAACGGCGGCGGGCTGCTCCAGGAGGGCGTGCTGGTGGCCAGCATCTTCATCGAGGACGGCGAGGTCGTGAGCACGGACGGGCGCACCAAGCCCGAGCGCGTGTTCGAGGCTCGCGGCGACGCCATCGACGAGGACATACCGGTGGTCGTGCTCGTGAACCGCGGCACTGCCAGCGCCTCGGAGATCGTCGCTGGCGCGCTGCGCGACCGCGAGCGCGCCATCGTGGCCGGCACGCGCACGTTCGGCAAGGGCGTCTTCCAGGAGATCGAGCAGCTCGACAACGGCGGTGCGCTGGACCTCACGGTGGGCCAGTACTTCCTCCCGGACGGCGACAACCTCACGGAGAACGGCATCCGGCCGGCCGTGCGGGCGCGCGACCTGCCGCGCACCGAGCGCGACGAGGCCCTGCCGATCGCGCTCGAGACGCTCCGCGACGAGCTGTGACGAGGCCCCGGCTGGAGGAGCCGGTGGTCGCGGTCCTCGGCAAGCGCGGCCGCTTTCTCGTGGCCGAGCCGCTCTTCGAGCGCGGCGGGCAGCGGCTCACCCTCGACGGCAAGTCCGGCGCGGTTGGGGACCTCGTGCTCGTGGGCGGGGGCAAGCGCGGCCCGCGGGTGCTGCGGCGCATCGGCCGCCCCGACGTGGCGCGCCACGTGGTGGAGGGGCTCATGCTCGACCGCGGCCTGCGCCGCTCGTTCCCGCACAAGGTCGAGGGCGAGGCGGCGGACGCCGCAGGCGTCGCTCCCGGCCTCGGCCGCCGCGCAGACCTCACCGACCTCCCCACCTTCACGATCGACCCCACCGACGCGAAGGACTACGACGATGCCATCTCCGCCCGCCGCGAGGGCGAGCGTGTGCGGCTGTGGGTGCACATCGCGGACGTCTCCGCCTACGTGCGTCCCGGCACGCTGCTGGAGCGCGAGGCGTTTCGCCGCGCCACCAGCGTGTACGTTCCGGGCGCGGTGGAGCCCATGCTCCCCGAGGCGCTCTCCAACACCGCCTGCAGCCTGGTGCCCGGGCGCGAACGGCCGGCCGTGACGGTCGAGATGGAGATGGACGGCACGGACGCCGTGTCGGTGGCCTTCCAGCGTTCGCTCATCCGCTCGGACGCCCGTCTGACCTACGCGCACGTGGATCGTGTGTTCGCGGGAGAGGAGCGCGCGGAGGAGCCCTGGGCCGAGCCGCTCGAGGCCGCGCGCGCGGTGGCCTCCGCGCTGCGCGAGCGCCGCGAGTCGCGCCGCTCGCTGGAGGTGGACTCCGTCGAGCCCTCCTTCCTGTTCGACGACGAGGGCAACGTCACCGGCATCGTGCATGACGAGCAGACGGAGTCCCACCGCCTGATCGAGGAGCTCATGATCCTCGCCAACGAGCAGGTTGCCACCTACCTCTCCGGCCGCAAGCTGCCCACCCTCTACCGCGTGCACGAGCGGCCCGAGCCGCAGGCCATCGTGGCGCTCGCGGACAAGCTGGCGAGCCTCGACGTGCCCACGCCGCCGCTGCCGCGCAACATGAGCCCCCGCCAAGCCGCGGACCTGGCGGCGGACATCAGCCGGCACGTGGCCGCCCACGTGCGCCGCACCGGGCGGGGCCGGGCGGGGCTCACCTCGCTCGTCCTGCGCTCGCTCAAGCAGGCCGTCTACACGCCGAGGAACCTCGGGCACTCAGGCCTGGCCAGCACCAGCTACTGCCACTTCACCTCGCCCATCCGCCGCTACCCCGACCTCGTGGCCCACCGGGCGCTGCTCGCCGGGCTCGGGCTCGACGATGCCGCGCCGCGCGCCGCGGAGCTCACGGACGCGGGCGTGTGGGCGTCCGAGCGCGAACGCGACGCCATGAAGGTGGAGCGCGACGCCGACGACGTCTGCCGTTGCTTCCTGCTCGAGCGGCGCCTGTTCGAGAGTGGCTGGGAGGACGCCGAGTTCGAGGGGGAGATCGTCGGCCTGATCGGCGCGGGGGCCTTCGTGCGCTTCGGAGAGGACGGCTTCGAGGGCTTCCTGCCCGCCCGGCGGCTGCCCGGAGAGTGGTGGTCGCTCAACGAGACAGAGACCGCCCTGGTGGGGGAGCGCTCGGGCCGCGCGCTGCGGTTCGGGGACAGCGTGGGGGTGCGCGTCGAGCGCGTCGAGGCGCCGCGTGGGCGCGTGGACCTCGTCCCGGCCGGCTGAGGGGGCGGTGTTTGCCCGGTGCCCGTCGCTGGGTATGGCTTCTAGCGATGGGCAGGCGGGAACAGCAGGACATGGCGCTCTTGCGTCGCTACCGCGACGGCGATCACGCCGCGCGTGACGAGTTCGTGGAGCGCATGCTGCCGCTCGTCCGGCGGCTGGCCTCGCGCTACGGCCGCGGCTCGGAGCCGCTCGACGACCTGGTCCAGGCCGGCAGTGTCGGCCTCGTCAAGGCCATCGACCGCTTCGACCACGAGCGCGGGCTCCCGTTCATGCGATTCGCCGTGCCCACCATCCTCGGCGAGATCAAGCGCCACTGCCGCGACACCGGCTGGGCGGCGCACGTGCCGCGCGGCATGCAGGAGCGGGTCATGAAGGTGCGGTCGGCGATCGAGGAGCTCTCCGGCACCCTCGGCCGCTCGCCGAGCGCCCATGAGCTCGCCGACCACCTCGGTACCGGCGTGGAGGATGTGCTCGAGACGCTCGACGCGGCCACCGCCAGCACGGCTGTCTCCCTCGACGCCCCCATGGGCGGGGACGACGAGGAGGGTGCCACGCGCGCCGACGCGCTCGGCCTGGAGGACGCGAGCTACGGCCGCGTGGTGGATCTCGCCAGCGTGGTCCCCGCGCTGCGCGTGCTGCCCGAGCGCGAACGCGAGATCGTGCGCCTGCGCTTCGTGGAGGACCTCACCCAGACGCAGATCGCAGAGCGCGTCGGTGTCTCGCAGATGCACGTGTCGCGCCTGCTGCGGCGCGCGCTCGAGCGCGTCCGAGCCGTGGCGGAGTCCCGCGTGCAGGGCTCCGGCCGTCACGCCGCGTAGCAGCGCGCGCTTCAGCGGCTAGTACGCGTGTCCGGAAGTTCCGCGTGGAACCCGGCGAGGGGCTGGGCGTGACTGACGTTGGACGCGGGATGAGTCGATGCAGAGCATCGGCGATTCCCGCGGCCGGCGTCAGGCGCGTCCAGACGCCGCCGGTTCCCGCCGGAACTTGCGGATGCGTGTACTAGCCTCAAACGCCGAAATGGCGAAGAAGTCCAAGCGCAAGGCCGCTCCCGGCGACGTGGCCACCAACCGGCAGGCCTCCTACCGCTACCAGCTGCTCGAACGCTGGGAGTGCGGCATCGTGCTGCAGGGCAGCGAGGTCAAGTCGCTGCGCCAGGGCCAGGTACAGCTCAAGGACGCCTACGCCTCGTTGCGCGACGGCGAGGTCTGGCTCCACAACATGCACGTCTCCCCCTACGCGCCGGCCGCCGGCGAGAACCACGAGCCCGAGCGCCCGCGCAAGCTGCTCATGCACCGGCGCGAGATCGAGCGCCTGATCGGCAAGACGCAGGAGAAGGGCCTGACCCTCGTGCCCACCCGGCTGTACTTCTCGGGCCCGAATGCGAAGGTCGAGATCGCGCTCGCCAAGGGCAAGGATGTCCGCGACAAGCGCGAGGACCTCAAGCGCAAGGACCAGAAGCGCGAGATCGAGCGCGCGCTCCGCGGCGACCTCTAGCCGCTAGACGTCGTCCAGGTCGCGCTCGAGGAACGTGGCATCCATGCCCACGGCGAGCAGCGCGGCCAGCCCCAGGTAGACCGCGACGACCGCCGCGCGGGTGCGCGGCCGCACCTCGTGGAAGCGGCGCCCCTCCGGCGACTTGCGTGCCTTCCAGCGGCGCCACGTCTCCAGCCCACCGAACACCAGCACGAGCAGCAGGATCGGGTTGGGGTAGAGGAAGGTGAGCGCCACGAGCATGGCGTAGCCCACGATCCACATCGCCGGGCTGAGGGCCGCCATCGCCCTGCCGCCGTCGAGGGGCAGCACGGGCAGCAGGTTGAACAGGTTCAGGAAGAAGCCGATGAACGCCAGCGCCTGAAACAGCTCGCTGCCGGTGAGCTGCCAGATCGCCACCGGCACGAGACAGCCGATCGCGCCGAGAACAGGGCCCGCGAGGCCCACGCGCGCCTCCGCTGCCGCGTCGCGCGGAAGCTCCTTCATCGCCACCAGCGCGCCCAGGAACGGGATGAACATGGGCGCGCTCGCCTTGATGCCCTCGCGCCGGAGCTGGATGACGTGTCCCATCTCGTGCACGAGCAGGAGCAGCACGAAGCCCACCCCGAAGCGCCAGCCCCAGATAAGCGCGTACGCGGCGATCGACACGAGCATCGACGCGGACGTGGTGAACAGCTTCAGCTTGGGCAGCAGGAGGAGGAGCGCCTTGAGCTTGGCGCCGAACTTGACCGCCAGGAAGCCGGCAGCGGCGAGCGGCCCGAGCAGCCGCTTCCAGCGCGGTCGCGGCGGCTCCCACTGCCGCGGGGCGGGCTCGACCGCTTCGGGGCTCCAGTTCATCGCTCCAAGTGTGGCAGCGCCGCCCACGGTCGCCCGGCCCCTCTAGACTGGACAGTGCTCACATGGGGACGACAGGCTTCGACGTGGACGTTCCGTGAGGGCAGTTGCGAGTCGAGGTTCCGGGCGGCCTCGTAAAACACCCGGAAAAACCATAAGTGCGGATTCACACGAGTTCGCGCTCGCTGCCTAGCTAAACCTAGCCAGTGAGCTGTTGGCCCGCCCTCGGCCCGTGGGGCGGATCGCCGGCATCAGAAACGGGCTCCGCCCGCCGCGATCGCCCCGGTAGCGGCGGGGACATTTACGGGGCTGGCTCTTCGGAACCCTGCCGGCGCGGCAACCGAGGGGCGAGACACAGAGCGCCGGATACGCTCGTAGACGCTGCCTTTCACACGCCCGCGGACGTGGGTTCGATTCCCACCGTCTCCACTATTTGATCGCAAGGCCACCGTCCTCGGCCCTTCCCCTGCTCCCGCGGCGCGGACTACGCTCTTCGCCGTGACCCGCGGAGCCGCCCCCAGACAGCAAACGCGCCGGGCTGAGCGCGAGTTCGTCGTCAGTTCACAGCGCGAGCGGCTGATCGACGCCATGGCCGAGGCGTGCGCGGAGAAGGGCTACCGGGCCACGAGCGTGGCCGATGTCGTGGCCGGGGCGCGCGTGTCGCGCGCCACCTTCTACGAGCTCTTCCACGACAAGGAGGACTGCTTTCTCGCGGCCTACGACACCATCCTCGCGCAGTTCCTCGGCAAGGTCATAGGCGCCTACCAGCAGGACGCCACGTGGGCGCAGCGCATCCGCTTCGGGTTGGAGACCATCCTGAGGTTCGGAGCGTCGGAGCCGGCCTTCGCGCGCATGTGCCTCATCGAGGTGCTGGCCGCCGGGCCTGCCGCGGTCGAGCGCTACCAGGGTGGCGTGCGGGTGGTGGCGGCTCTTGTGGACGAGGGGCAGGACTTCGCGGAGGCCGGCAGGCGCCTGCCGCCCAGGGTGGGGCGCGCCGTGGTGGGCGGCGGGGTGGCGCTGGTACGCGACGAGCTCATCGCCGGTCGCGCCGAGCGGCTGCCGGAGCTGCTGCCGGACCTCCTCTACACAACGCTGGTCCCTTACCTCGGCCACGAGGGGGCGCTGCTCGAGATGCGGGCCGCGCGGGACGACCTGGCGCCATGACGCCGACCGGTGACGGGAACTTCGAGCGCCTTCCCAGCGGGCGCCACGGGCTGACGCGGGAGGCCGTGGAGCGCTCACAGCGCGAGCGCATGCTGCGCTCGATCCTCGCCGCTGTCTCGGACAAGGGCTACGGCGCCACCAGCGTGGCCGACGTCATCGCCGGCGCCGGCGTCTCGCGCACCACCTTCTACGAGTTCTGGAAGGACAAGGAGGGCTGCTTCCTCGCCGCCTACGACGCGGTGATCGAGGTGCTCCTGACACGAGTCGAGGCGGCTTACGCGGAGCCCGGGCCCTGGCCCGAGCGCGTGCGCGCCGGCCTGGCCGCCTTCCTCCACTGGCTCGTGACCTACCCTGACCTGGCGCGCGTGGCGGTCATCGAGGCCATGGCCGCCGGGCCGCGCGCCACCGAGCGCTACCGCGAGGCCGTACGCCGCTTCACCCCCTTCTTCGAGGAGGGCCGCCGCCAGGCGCCGCACGCGGACGAGCTGCCCGCCGGGGTGCCCGTCGTGGTGGTGGGCGGCATCGCGGCGATCGTCTTCGACGAGGTCGTGGCGGGCCGGACGGCCGAGCTCGGCGAGGTCCTGCCCGAGCTCGTGTACTCGGCGCTTGCCCCGTTCCTGGGGCACGATCAGGCGCTCGACGAGATGGATAAGCCCGCCCTCGCCGACGCGGGTTGACTTCCGCGTACGCATGTGTTCATATGTGCCCAGGGTTCGCGTACGCCCGTGTACTGCGGGCGGGCGTGACGCCCCACGCAGGGTAGGGGCAACGAGGGTGGGCGGAGCTCGGCCCGCCAGGGGGAGGAATGCACGAATGAGTGCTCCAGCAAGTAGGCGTGCACGTCTGCGCGTCCTTTTCGCGGTCGCGTGCGTCGCCGTCGCGGCGCCGCTGGCGTTCGCCGGCTCGGCGAACGCGGTGCAGAGCGATCTGTACGACGTGTTCACGGCATGTCCCACGGACGATCCGCTGCTGAACGACCCGGTGTTCATGGCGCAGTCCGGCGGCTGTGTAGCGTCGGTCGCCAAGCCGGGCAGCACGTTCCGGATCGGCGAGAACCTGACGACCACGAGCGAGCCGTCGGTCTCGCAGTGGGCGTTCGGGTCCTTCGACGGGGAGAGCCTGCCGGTCGTCCCCGGCAGCACCAGTGTCACGGCGGCGCCGCAGGAGGTCGAGGGCGGACTGCTCGGCCTGGTGCCGCCCGAGCAGCTGGCGCCGCTCATCGATCCACTGGATCCGGTGCTCGGCGTGCAGTCGCAGGTTCAGTCCGCCGGTGACGTGAGCGAGTGGCTGCTCGAGCCGCCCACGACGCGGCTGAAGATCAAGCTCATCAATCCGGTGCTCGGCGACAACTGCTACATCGGCTCGGATGACGACCCGATCGTCCTTCAGCACGAGGACTGGGTGACGGAGCAGGCCGGAATGATCTCGTTCTCGCCGGATCCGAACGGGCTGCCGGTGTTCGTGATCCACTCGCTGGACGGCGTGATCAGCAACAGCGCGTTCAGCGTCCCGGAGGCGAACGGCTGCGGTCCGCTCGGGCTCGGTCTGCTCGACCCGGTCATCAACAACCAGGTCGGGCTGCCCTCGCCGGCCGGCAGCAACGAGGCCAGGTTCCTCAACGACACGCACATCGTTGGCGCTGAGAGCGGAGCCGACATCCAGGCGGCGTTCGACGCGGCGCAGGAGGAGTAGGAGCGAGACCAGTACGAGACACGGATCGGGGGCCGGCGCACTGCCGGCCCCCGATGCGACCAGCAACACCCACCTTTGTCGCCATGGAATCACCCCGAGCTCTGACGTCCGCCATCGCGCTCGCCGCGATCCTCGCCCTGGCCGCCTGTGGCGGCGACGAGGAAGCGCAGCCCGCCGAGTCCGGCGCCGCCGGCGACCGCGGCACGCAAACCGCGGAGGATGGCCAGACCGGGGGCCGCGCCGGTTCCGGCGACTCGGCGGAGGACGGCGCCCGCAGCAGTTCGGGCGAGGAACAGCCGCCGGGCTCCCGCGACGAGCGGACGGAGGAGCCCGGCGAGGAGGGCTCCCGGCCGGCGGGGCCCGGGTCCCAGCGCGACGACGACTCCGAGCGTGAGTCGCCCTCGGGTCGTGACCGCCGTGGGTCGTCCGGGCGTGGGCAGGGACTCTTCGGCAGCGACGTCGAGGTGAAGCCGGTCGAGCCCGGCAGCAACCAGTGCGAGGTCGAGCTCGGAGGCAGCACCGCCACGGTCCCCTGCGACCAGGCCGAGAAGTTCTTCGGCGGCTGAGCGCGTCAGGCCCGGCGCGCCGGGCCAGCGGGGAGTGGTTGAATCCGTGGATCGTGCGGGGGAGAGGGTGGACATGGATGGCCGCGCTCGCGCTGGCGATCGGCGCGCTCGCACCGGCGCCCGGCGCCGCAGCGCAGGAGCCCGACCCCGGCGCGCCGCAGGGCGATGACGCCCGCTACGCCCTCGCCGGCGGCTGCTACGCGCTGCGCTCGCAGTCGCTCGGCCGCTACGTGATCAAGGACGGCGGTGGCTATCGCGCCTCGGCCGAGGTGATCGGGGCCGCCGAGCCGTTCCG
It includes:
- a CDS encoding site-2 protease family protein, with protein sequence MNWSPEAVEPAPRQWEPPRPRWKRLLGPLAAAGFLAVKFGAKLKALLLLLPKLKLFTTSASMLVSIAAYALIWGWRFGVGFVLLLLVHEMGHVIQLRREGIKASAPMFIPFLGALVAMKELPRDAAAEARVGLAGPVLGAIGCLVPVAIWQLTGSELFQALAFIGFFLNLFNLLPVLPLDGGRAMAALSPAMWIVGYAMLVALTFLYPNPILLLVLVFGGLETWRRWKARKSPEGRRFHEVRPRTRAAVVAVYLGLAALLAVGMDATFLERDLDDV
- a CDS encoding RNB domain-containing ribonuclease, whose translation is MTRPRLEEPVVAVLGKRGRFLVAEPLFERGGQRLTLDGKSGAVGDLVLVGGGKRGPRVLRRIGRPDVARHVVEGLMLDRGLRRSFPHKVEGEAADAAGVAPGLGRRADLTDLPTFTIDPTDAKDYDDAISARREGERVRLWVHIADVSAYVRPGTLLEREAFRRATSVYVPGAVEPMLPEALSNTACSLVPGRERPAVTVEMEMDGTDAVSVAFQRSLIRSDARLTYAHVDRVFAGEERAEEPWAEPLEAARAVASALRERRESRRSLEVDSVEPSFLFDDEGNVTGIVHDEQTESHRLIEELMILANEQVATYLSGRKLPTLYRVHERPEPQAIVALADKLASLDVPTPPLPRNMSPRQAADLAADISRHVAAHVRRTGRGRAGLTSLVLRSLKQAVYTPRNLGHSGLASTSYCHFTSPIRRYPDLVAHRALLAGLGLDDAAPRAAELTDAGVWASERERDAMKVERDADDVCRCFLLERRLFESGWEDAEFEGEIVGLIGAGAFVRFGEDGFEGFLPARRLPGEWWSLNETETALVGERSGRALRFGDSVGVRVERVEAPRGRVDLVPAG
- the ftsX gene encoding permease-like cell division protein FtsX, which produces MRFGFFLKEALRALSRNAAPSLAAMLTVLLTALVLGVFIPVVQATTGTANEVRSRVVVDVFVKEGEDPRALRDELAAVPNVERVEFISKDAALEREQRRNPEAFELLGTNPLPDSFRLTPGDPDGVQEIVAAIEGQQLAAVDEVRNREEDTDKILEATGLVKLLTAGIAVLLVLASIALIANTIRLSIFARRREVEVMKLVGATNWFIRWPFVFEGVIVGFMGGLLAVLMLWIAKETFVDPLEDRFALLAAPDTISFPLLVTVLMIACVAVSAVGSGLTLRRFLRV
- the smpB gene encoding SsrA-binding protein SmpB, with protein sequence MAKKSKRKAAPGDVATNRQASYRYQLLERWECGIVLQGSEVKSLRQGQVQLKDAYASLRDGEVWLHNMHVSPYAPAAGENHEPERPRKLLMHRREIERLIGKTQEKGLTLVPTRLYFSGPNAKVEIALAKGKDVRDKREDLKRKDQKREIERALRGDL
- a CDS encoding TetR/AcrR family transcriptional regulator, which codes for MTRGAAPRQQTRRAEREFVVSSQRERLIDAMAEACAEKGYRATSVADVVAGARVSRATFYELFHDKEDCFLAAYDTILAQFLGKVIGAYQQDATWAQRIRFGLETILRFGASEPAFARMCLIEVLAAGPAAVERYQGGVRVVAALVDEGQDFAEAGRRLPPRVGRAVVGGGVALVRDELIAGRAERLPELLPDLLYTTLVPYLGHEGALLEMRAARDDLAP
- a CDS encoding S41 family peptidase, yielding MPAARTISIALSCALLALVAGLWLGGHPESLPEPLRSAFVDEEAAARAELIETIEENFYEEVDEEALEQASLKGIVQSLDDRFSQYFTPEETEALQQSLQGEFDGVGMTVDAGDRGLVVVSVFEDSPAEGAGIRPEDVITRVNGRSIAGVPLELATARIKGEAGTDVTLTVLRPDSGDRRTVKVERARIVVPITEGEIRRVDGVELGVVELSSFSSGAHGQLRQEIERLLEEGAKGLVLDLRDNGGGLLQEGVLVASIFIEDGEVVSTDGRTKPERVFEARGDAIDEDIPVVVLVNRGTASASEIVAGALRDRERAIVAGTRTFGKGVFQEIEQLDNGGALDLTVGQYFLPDGDNLTENGIRPAVRARDLPRTERDEALPIALETLRDEL
- a CDS encoding SigB/SigF/SigG family RNA polymerase sigma factor; the encoded protein is MGRREQQDMALLRRYRDGDHAARDEFVERMLPLVRRLASRYGRGSEPLDDLVQAGSVGLVKAIDRFDHERGLPFMRFAVPTILGEIKRHCRDTGWAAHVPRGMQERVMKVRSAIEELSGTLGRSPSAHELADHLGTGVEDVLETLDAATASTAVSLDAPMGGDDEEGATRADALGLEDASYGRVVDLASVVPALRVLPEREREIVRLRFVEDLTQTQIAERVGVSQMHVSRLLRRALERVRAVAESRVQGSGRHAA
- a CDS encoding TetR/AcrR family transcriptional regulator, with protein sequence MTPTGDGNFERLPSGRHGLTREAVERSQRERMLRSILAAVSDKGYGATSVADVIAGAGVSRTTFYEFWKDKEGCFLAAYDAVIEVLLTRVEAAYAEPGPWPERVRAGLAAFLHWLVTYPDLARVAVIEAMAAGPRATERYREAVRRFTPFFEEGRRQAPHADELPAGVPVVVVGGIAAIVFDEVVAGRTAELGEVLPELVYSALAPFLGHDQALDEMDKPALADAG